The DNA region CCCGCAATTTGCCCGGTCATTCTTCGTTTGATAAGCGGAATGATTGCAAATGTTGCTCCTTCAGCTCCTTGAACAAACATTGAGCAGAGGACAGTTATCGCTACTGCAATCCAAATAGGCCATGCAGAATTAATAAAAGCCATTCCAAAAAATCCTAATGCAATGCCAAGCATATACAAACTCATTATCAACTTTCGGTTTTTCATTAAGTCTGAGATCAATCCACCAAAGGGTCTAGCAAACAGATTTACAAAGGCAAATGAAGCGGCAATCAATCCAGCGAATTCGGGACTGATTGCAAACGTACTCTCAAAAAAAGCAGGAAGCATTGAAACTACAGCAAGCTCAGCACCGAAGTTAGCTATGTAAGTTGTATTCAATGCGGCAACACTGGTAAAAGGATATTTCTCTTCATCTGGAACACCTTTCTTCAAAACCGGCAAATTGACTTGAAGAGATTTTACCACATGAAAGATATATACAACTATTAGTAAAGCATAAATAAGGTATAGATAATCATCTGAGAGTAAGCTGATTTTGTCGCCAAAAGTATCTGTGATTTGGATTTTGCTGACCCTCCATGCCAGCAATCCCAATGCGCCTACCAACGGGAAAGACCAAATCAAATATTGAACAAGGTCGCTGTAAGATGTAACAATCAGCGGTTGAGTTTTTTTCGTCCCATAGAACTTTTCCCCTTTTGGTGTATCTCTTACAATGAAGTAGTAAACAAATCCATATATCAGCGCAACAATTCCATTAACAAATAAAGCCCATCTCCATCCATCGACCTTCATCCCGAACCAATTTTCCATCACTGTCAATGCGATCCATGGCAAAGTCATCGCTGCCCATGCAGAACCGAAATTTCCCCATCCGGCATAAAATCCTTCGGCTCTTCCTATCATTTTTGGCGGGAACCATTGAGAAATCATCCTAATGCCGATTACAAAACTTGCACCTATCATTCCCAAAACAAGTCGTGCTGTTAATAATTGCATAAAGCTATTTCCAAAAGCAAATACGAAGGTCGGAAATGACATTAATACAAGAAGTCCTGAAAAAACAATTCTCGGTCCATATTTATCAATTAAAGCCCCGACAATAATTCTTGCAGGAATAGTAAGAGCAACATTGCATATCGCTAAAATTTTTATGTGCTCGGGTGTCAGCCAATTCACTTCTCTCAGCATTGTAGTAGCGAGAGGTGCCATATTGAACCAAACATAAAACGAAATAAAAAATGCAATCCATGTATAATGCAAAACCCTGATTCTTTCCTGGCTGAAATCTACCAATTCAACTTTTCTAACTTTTAACAGAATGGAAAACATAAACGAAATTCCTTATTTGATTATATGACTGTTTTATCAGTTGACTGACGAATTAACCTTTTAATTCCATACCACCTGACCACTTGCGGCTTTCTCCACAAGTACGGGTTTGGAACGACCAAAGCATGCACGAGTCGAGTGAATGGGAAGAATGCAATTATCACAAAGGCACCTATGATGTGAACTTTTACCATCCAGGGCATTGCTGTTATATATGAAATATCTGGATTGAAAGTAATTAACGACCATAAATACGGAGTTGCAGTTGCTGCATACCAAGTCGATCCCCAGCTATGAAACACAGCAACAAACATTCCGCTTAAAACTTGTATTCCCAAAATAGTTAGCAGAATCCAATCTGCTGGACTCGTTACGATTTTCATTTTAGGTGTTGTAAATCTCCTGATAATTATGCTGGTTAAACCGATCAGCGTCAGCAAAGCAAAAACGAATGCAGCAATTTCGAGAATGTAGAGTCGAAGTGGCTCGTTGTTCCATGCAATGATTTCTCGTGGAATGAGAAATGCTACAAAGTGTCCTGTTAGAATTACTATTATTCCATAATGAAACGGAACTAATCCCCAGAAGTGCTGCTTGTTTTCAAGAAACTGCGATGAAAGACTGGAGTAAGTAAAACTCTGCATTAAATATCTTCTAATCGAAAACAAAATAAATACAACGAATGCTACGTATGGAAATACAATGAATAACAATTGATCTGTAAAAAATGGACTTACACTACTCATGTTAGATTACTCCTAATTCTGAAGTTCGGTTCACTTTAATTAGCATGCCAATAATGTTTAATAAACTTTCGTATGGATTATTTTTCCCTTCAAAAGTGTCGAGGATTTTATTCAGCGCTGGAACAATAAACATTTCTGAAAATTCAGTTTGTTCCTCTTTCTCCATTCTCCCTAAAGCTAAAAGGACGTGAGTGATGTGATCTGGAAGGTCAGCAGATTCTTCCACTGCTAATTCACGAAGAGTTTCTCTCATCTTTACAAGGAACGACCCTCTCTCATAAGTTTCGCCAAATAAATGCCAGCCGATTTCAAGACTGCTGACTGGATTAATATCAAAAGTCTGTGTGTAGAGTTCTTCCAGTTCTTCTCTGCATAGATTGATAACTGAAGAATAGAACAGTTCAAAGTTTTCATTTATCTTCTCAATGGTATCTTCAGACAAACGAAATGCTTGTTCAGCATCATTTTCAGATTTTAGATTAAGAAGATTAATTTTGAATTCATTTAAGAGTTTATGATAGTCCTCGCTCGGATATCTAATCAATTTAGAAAGACTATCGAAGATCTTTTTACTAATCATTTTATAAACCTCTTTCAGGTTTTTCTACAAATCCAAAACCGACAGCCTGCTTATGTTCATGCGGATCTTTCATC from Ignavibacteria bacterium includes:
- the narI gene encoding respiratory nitrate reductase subunit gamma, coding for MSSVSPFFTDQLLFIVFPYVAFVVFILFSIRRYLMQSFTYSSLSSQFLENKQHFWGLVPFHYGIIVILTGHFVAFLIPREIIAWNNEPLRLYILEIAAFVFALLTLIGLTSIIIRRFTTPKMKIVTSPADWILLTILGIQVLSGMFVAVFHSWGSTWYAATATPYLWSLITFNPDISYITAMPWMVKVHIIGAFVIIAFFPFTRLVHALVVPNPYLWRKPQVVRWYGIKRLIRQSTDKTVI
- a CDS encoding MFS transporter; protein product: MFSILLKVRKVELVDFSQERIRVLHYTWIAFFISFYVWFNMAPLATTMLREVNWLTPEHIKILAICNVALTIPARIIVGALIDKYGPRIVFSGLLVLMSFPTFVFAFGNSFMQLLTARLVLGMIGASFVIGIRMISQWFPPKMIGRAEGFYAGWGNFGSAWAAMTLPWIALTVMENWFGMKVDGWRWALFVNGIVALIYGFVYYFIVRDTPKGEKFYGTKKTQPLIVTSYSDLVQYLIWSFPLVGALGLLAWRVSKIQITDTFGDKISLLSDDYLYLIYALLIVVYIFHVVKSLQVNLPVLKKGVPDEEKYPFTSVAALNTTYIANFGAELAVVSMLPAFFESTFAISPEFAGLIAASFAFVNLFARPFGGLISDLMKNRKLIMSLYMLGIALGFFGMAFINSAWPIWIAVAITVLCSMFVQGAEGATFAIIPLIKRRMTGQIAG